The genome window GATGTTTAAATGAACTTATACAGTATCCTAGCATATACACCACATTATTGCGGAAGATTAATAACAGCATTTGGATCACCCAAAAATTCTCGCCTGTTATAACATTAATAAAAGCTCTGAAGAACAAATTGACAGGCTACAGTACCCAACTTTATGTTTTCATCAACATGGACACATCCATTTACTGAAACACTTAGTACGAGAAGAATTTTGTTCTTCATTGTCCGGAACATTCACAGACAAACATGAGCCCAAGTTAACGTATCACTTCAAGGGTAAAGCAATAAGCTCATAAGGAACCACAACAAGCTTTAACTCCTTTGAATCCCATGAAACCATAATCCAGATAGGCAGAAATATACAGAATTGGCAAGTTTTACTGCCACTCAAGAGAGACTGCAGTCTAAAAACCATTTGATCAAGACACTGATGGCAATACCATACAACATACATTATTCATAAAGGAAATAGTAGCATTACATATAGCAATACTACACCCATATGTTACAAAGGATATCATAGTCTTCAACTGTGAATTTCACACAAACATGTGGCAAAAAGAAATTCAATGTTCAAGAACAAGTCTAAGCTACCCTTCAGCGATGCTTGATTCAGCATACAAAAGATCACACATTTAATCAATGAGAACTGTCAATGACAATAACATTCTTTTCAGAAATATCTGAAAAGGCTGCTACATGAATGTTGCACAAACATACCAAGTACCTAGCTTTGCAGAGTAATTACCAATAGCTATACCTAGGAATAGAATTCCTTATCATTTCCAGAACAGGATACAAAAGTATGCCATGTGCAGTTCTAAACTGCTTCAGTTATATTGCAAATTAATGATACAGCAAACTCATCCTCCTACCATTGTGTAATAAGCAGATAACCCAGCATTGGGGGGAGTGGGGGGTAGGGGAAGGAATTAATGGATTATATATAGGAGGAGGAGAAAATTTGTACAGTAATAAGGAGGATTATATATTACACTAGATCtatacaacatttacaagataAGCCAGACTCCATCCAAATGAGATTGATATGAATAGTGAATAAGTAACTACACAAAATGCACTAAAGCATTGAAATGGAATAAAAAACATCACATCAGCCCAACCTTATCCTTAACACCAACTACACGATTGAAGACAATGGCCCTATGCCCTCCCTCAACATTGTAGAGACTGTTAGCAACTCCATACACGCCAAGCCCAGCAACAAGTCCCAACTTAATCAAGGCAGAAGCCGCACCACCACCAGGAACCTTGGGGACCTTCATGTTGTTGAAATTCATCTTTGCAAATTCTGACAACAAGCAATTTAAGAAATCATCAATGATATCCAGACCGAGCAGAACCATGGAAAATGATTATTAAAGCATTACAAATTGATCATTCTCGGATGGATTTCAGCTGTACAAATGATACTAAACTTATCTACTACCATTTTCATGATCAAGAACCGATTCACAACTCATAAAGCAGTATCTTTTTACATCAAATCAGGAAATGACAATTAGCTTACCAGCATCCAATAACAGAGCAGTGGCAATAAACTACATAGAGAAGTAGAGAATCATAAAACCACAGCTCATATAGCCCAAGGACTGTGACAAGGCCGCCCTAAAACCCAAATCTAATTGACAACAAAGATGAGAAGATTGCATTTTCCCTAAACCATGCTCACAACTCTTAGTCAGTAAAAGATTAAATAAGCCGAACACACAGAATAGCTTAATTAACTCCGGCACAAATGTACTATACCAATTTTGTCGACTATGTTTCTCATGTTACAGAATTATTCGAGCACAACCCatgaacaaaaaaatttatctaACTCCCAGGAGAACCAGCACCTCTGCTTCAGCATAAAAAGGAGTTCATACAAACTAGGAATTACAATGAgcctccaaaaattcaccaaaaataacTTTAACAAGATAAAAGAACATGAGCCCACAACTTATGATTTTTTTCTAAAGCAAAATCACAAGAAAATGAGCCCATCTGCAAATACACTATAGCCATTATTCagtaaaaatcataaaaattgaCAGGAGAACAACCTCAAATCACGATAACAGAATAAAAGCATACAGCCGCAGAAAACAacagaaaaatcaaaacttttcacccttttctcatttttgcaagAACCCCAACATAGAAAATCATTTAAGTCTCCGATAGTTCCTAATAGAAGCAGTATATTATACCCAACAATCGAGGTAAATGTTAGAAACGGAGTAAATAAATGGTGGAATTACCTGCTGTAGACGGTGCAGAAAAGAAGGGTTTTTGGAGAAGACGAAGGCTGAGGGAAAAGAAGGAATACTTAATAGAAGAGGGTTTATGGAGAGAACTTGGAGAAGGGTATACGACTATACGAGTGAGGGGTTTAGTCGGGATAAATTCACATACCCCCCTGAGGTTTTtgataattgcagaaaatttccctCAAGTTATAAAACTTACAGCTACCTCCCCTATTTTCATTGTTTAGGTAACATTCTAGGCCCAAAAGGCtagaattttctcaaaaatcctCTAATGCCTTGGGTTATAATTCACAACAAAGTTAAAAGGGAAAACAATAGTTCATTGTCTCTATTTCATTTATCCTTATTTGTTATCACCATTGCCTATCCCCcatcaacatccaaatcacCATTAAGTCAATACTCAATACTTACTTTTGTTCTAATGTTCCTTTTTTATCTAAAAATTTTCTATGCATACCATTGTATAAACTACAAACGCCACACCAGATATTCAAAAGTTTACCTACAATATCAAAATTTGTTTAATACACAacaatatttttcaatattcTTAAAATTCAATCCATGGTTGTCACTTTTCAAATACAAAACAGTTTAAGTCATCACTACTAATATCAACTTCCAATATACTCCATCCGCACAAAGtttaaaatcaatcaaattctctCTATAGGAATAACATCATTAAtaattacaaataaaaataaaaacaaaatgcaattaTAAATTTATCAAGAACATTTTTTTTCATAAGAACCACAACAGTATAATATTTATTTAGTCCATATTCTACTTCCTatccttaaatttttttaaaaaattttttcatTGTCACTGCCTTCATCTCCATCTAATTTGATAATGAAATCATTACTTAACTTGTCATTTAacaatttcaatttgctaatgcctataaaaattagaaataaaaatGGACACAAAGAAACTATTTAATCATAATAAAAAGAGAGAATCGGAAATTGACACCAAAATAGGTAAGCATTGGTGGTTGGTATGTATGACGGTTTGGTTAGTGGTAGCAGTACACATTTGATTGataagaataaataaataagtttggaaggaaaataAATGTGGGAGAAAGAGGATACACAGTTAAATGGGAAAGACTGTAATTTGAATTATTAGTTGACAATAGGTGAGAGAGTTTTAATTTTCATAGAGTTTTTCAATAagttaacaattaaagaagggCATTGTTGTCTTTTTATCATATCAAGGAAGGTTTTTATAATTATGCAAACCTTTGGAGAGCCGagtgaaattgtaaaaaatcTCAAGGgcagtttttgaaattatcccgaTTTTAGTATGAAGAGTCATCGATTTAGGGTTTTtgggagagtttttagaatgtTAATATTTCTGACCCCTTTCACTTATTTTCTTGGATCAGgctcccttctttttttttggttggggggGGGGTAACATTTCGATTAAGTCCAAATAAAAAATTCCAATAAGTTAAGAATTTCTAATTTATTTAATGCCTTAATTTTCTATTCCAAAAAAAAGTGCTCGATAATATTTTTTCATGTTGGAGATTTTTTATTCTAGACGCGAAATACACGTGTTGGACACAAACATTTGTGGGtccatccaaaaattttgaagagttAGCCCATGATTATCTGTGAAGACTGAGCCCAAGATTTTATTTGCTTGATATGTTGAAGCCCTAGTTTTGACTTGTATtgaaagaatttttattaggaCAATTTGCATTTATTAACTACTCTTATAAAGCTATAATCCATAAGTCAGTCCAAAGTGGTGGTTCTTGCATTATTCAACTCTAGTGATTTTGTAATACTTAAAAAATTTGCTATTAAAAAAGTCAGCAATATTTTATCCAGAGCATTTTCACGTTTTCGTCAATTTATGAACATAATCCGTACgtcttgaccaaaaaaaaaaactaggaaTTAATCGAGAGATGcattaaaacaaatgaaaaggaAACGAAAGGTGAATTATGTTCAAAAGAATACAAAATTATTCTCAAGGGTAAACGGGATTGATTACACGTAGAAATAGGAAACTTGATCCTAAATTCATGCATGGCCAGTTCATATTCATGGTGGTGAAGAGTCTTATAAAGCTATGATCCGCAGGTGAGTCCGGAGTAGTTGATCTTGCTTTGCCTTATTCTGTTGAACGGGAAATGGTCTTCTTGTCCAAGTAGTTATTCAGGTTCTGTGATGATTCTGAAatacttgaaaattttattatcagatgagggttaattccactttgtccccccaaactttggatgattaCCCACTTTAGtgcctaaacttcaaaatgggacacttaagtccctaaaacttataaattgggacacttaagtccctaaacttataaaatgggacacttaaattcctaaacccttataaaatgggacacttcgaccaccacGGCATTCAGGATTCTGTTCACAATTTTTCTTAATTGGGAGGTATTTAcaagtttagggatttaagtgtcccattttgaagtttagggactaaagtgggtaatcatccaaagtttggggggacaaagtggaattaacccatCAGATGATGCTGCAACATCTTAtcccgaatttttttttaaattgaaacTAATTAATTCAGTGAATTTTGGACGAATCAATATTCAGATGATCCCTCCAATACACCAATTAATATACAACGACAACAACAACATGGCCAGGAAGGCCACAATAATTTGTATCCCTCTACTTAgtcaatatatatacacaaatcatggattttttttttttttttataagtggAAGGAAGGTTTTGAACTCAGAATCTCCTACTTAGTATACACAAATTATGCGTTACATTAATTCGCTTATTATATATCCTGAACTAATTACCCCATCCTGGCCATTTTGCTGCAATAATATCCAAGCATGTAATGTGTTACATTAGTTGTCCCTATAGCTGGTTAGCAGATGGTTAGGAAGGCCTTTCATAAAATTAAGAAGCAGATGTTAGGTGATATATCAAGTGTTGATACATTTAAGGCCAATAAATAATAGCTTTGTTGTGTCTTCTGGTATAATAATATCATTGGATAAAGTTTCTTTGTTGTGCATGTCATAGGAATATTATtaagaaccttaatttgcatggTGGTCTTAGGTGCTTTTCTCTCCTTTACTCCCATTACCTTAATATAGTGGAGAgaattggagaaaaaaaaatcattaaatcATGATTGTATTTAAGTGGAGAATGCGTTACATCGGAAATGGGACAAAGAAATTGACAGACAGCTAGCTTTTCCGAAGCTACattatttgttctttgaatTATTCGGACGCTTGGGTGGAAGCTTTTATTAGACATGAAAGAGACACCTGAGCTGATGAACAGATGAACAAGATGATATTTTCCTGTTTAGTTATCCACTTTCGGCAATGAATTAtacctctttctttttttttttcttttctttttatcctGTTAAAGTTAATTACAAAACCAACAAGGCGATGATTGAGAACCTAAGAGGATATTTGCATTGTCTTTTTTGAAagagtttttgtaaaaaaagattaaaaaaaattaaaattattgtaGTACTTTTTGAAATGTGATGTACGTAACATAAAAATGTAAATGAAAAATGAATTaaggaaatattcaaaaaaaaaaactcaaaaaaattcCCCCCTTAAAAATTCGTCTCTTAAAAATGAGGTGTTTTTGATGTTGTAATTAAGACGATGGAAGTCCATTATGTCCTCTACTTGCTTGTATAACAGTGGAATTATTGACAGTCTATGCTGTAGAGGCATCATTGGAGTCTGTCAATTGCATTCATTTCAAGACTGATCATCATACACAAGATCATGAACAGAAGACTAGTGTATGAATTCAATTTGTGACTTCATTAGTGTGTACCAGCCCCTAGTTCTTGATCTCTAATTATAGGTCTCAATTACACCACAAAATATGTACAATATAAAAATTAATGTATGTCATTACATGACACATCCATACTAACATACAAAATTCAAATCGGACAATCTCTTTGTCACCAACCCTATTCTGGGCTTGTTCTCGATTAATTGTTTTAACTTTTAACTGATTATAGATTTTGATTTTGTACAATCagttttttgtgattttttgaatatttttgtattctgattatagattttttttaatgataaaAAAAGCTGAATTTTATAATCACCTAAAAATAGCTTTCACTGATTCTGATTATTCTTTAATAATCAGTTTCTGTaatcaaattttgtaaaatctaaAACAACTGAACACAAGGCCTTTGTAACTAGTTCTAATAACTCTAGAGTGCATGGGTTCTAATTTTTGTACAGTGCATTGGTCATGATGTTTGAAGTTTAGAAAAGGCTAAATGAGCACTAGCAAGTTTACAGTAATtcttacttacatattattaCTAATGACAAGAGTGCTCCTAACTCAAGGCTCAAATCTTTACCAGTTGAGCAATAAGACATTGGCCACCAGCAAGATGGCTGATAGGGAATGAATATAATAGCAGAGGATGTATGACACCAGTGGACCAATGCTCAAAATAGAATAAAtcagaaagcaagtagacagaTCAATCATAAGCATATTGTAAAACTGAAAATGTTCCAAGTACCTACTGCCCTGGTTGAAGCCATGCCTTTTGAGCAGATAGCCATAGCCCATATGCCATGTTTAAGGCCAGTCTGTCAAAAGTTCTACATTGCATATTCTTTTCTTGATTAAATCCCATGTTCTATCCCCTGGTGTCTGAACTAGAGTTGGTAAAGCTGTTGGGTCCAGATCATGTACAGTTTATCGCCAGCCTCAAATTTATACAACTCTGATGTGCAATCATTGACCGGGAGCTTGAGGATAATATGCAGTAGAATTATGGAACATGCGCCCCAGCTGTGGGTTTTGAGCATCATTCAACACTTAGGTGATCTGAAACTTGCGTGATGGAGGAGTGCACTGTTGTTGTAGAGAATAGAGAGTAACTTAAAATCATTATTACCTTAAATCAGACAGCTTTTACGAGAAAATATGCTTTAGTAACTTCAACGAATGCAGTcaccatcaaaagtattattCAATCAACGATCCATAATTGTGCTAATTTAGACCTCTTAATAGTGCTCTGGACGTGGTTGTGCgttgaaatttgcatgatcacTAGTTCATGCACTGTTACAAGTGGTGTTGATCCAATCTTGAGCTGATATTTCTAccgtattatatatatattttttagatgTCCATTTCTCTCCTTCTAACAAGGATTTGTCTTGATTCAAATCCATAGCCAGCTCATTCCAGCCAAACTTCTACATCTTATCCCATAAAACCCCATCTCCTATCAGTCCGTTTCTTGCCCATCACCACAACCACAATGGCTCGAACAGCTCTCTCTCAACTCCTGGCACTCGCTCCActtctcttcctcctcctcctccgcaTCAATGCTCAATCCTCCACAGCTCCAGCCCCAGCCCCAGAAGGGCCAATCAACACAACCGGCATTCTTGACAAAGCTGGCGGATTCAGCACTTTAATTCGCCTCCTGGATGAGACACAAGCAGGCAATCAAATCGACAACCAACTCAACAATTCCCATGACGGAATGACTCTCTTGGCACCCACAGACAATGCATTCCAAAACCTCCCAGCAGGTGCACTCAACAAGCTTTCAGACCAACAAAAAGTTCAACTTATTCAGTACCACGTTATACCTAAATACTATACCTTAACGAGTCTTCAGACAGTCAGCAACCCTGTCAGAACCGAAGCTTCCGGCCAAGATGGGGGCTTTTTCGGCCTGAATTTCACCGGCCAAACCAACCAAAACCAAGTCAATGTATCATCTGGGACGGTTAATACTCCAATCTATAATGTTGTGAGGGGAAAATTTCCTTTGGCTATTTATCAATTAGATAAGGTTATGTGGCCAATGGAATTCAATGAATCCAAGGCTTCTGCTCCTGTCTCATCTCCACCGACTTTGAACTCAACCAGGAGTGGTTCTGGTGATGGAAATACTACTGCAGAAACGCCTTCTACTAAAAGTGATGCCAAAAGTATGACTGTTGGCCTGAGCCTGATTTCAGGGCTTTGGTTGCTTTGCATGGGGGTGCTCTTTTGAGGAGGAGAAATACGAAAATATATACTTCTGAGGTCTGATTTGCTACAAGGATTCGTGGTATAAGTTGCTTGAGCTGGGCATTTAGACCTTATATATCTCTGCAAATTTTCAATCTGTATtccattgtttcttttcttcggTAATTACCTCTGTTTTCATTGTTTTGTACATTGTATCCATTTGATTTTGCAaagattttttttactttattggGGTACTTACAATGATCAATATTTGTTTCAGATGCTTGCAATAAATGCAATTCCACAAATTCTTGAAGCAAATTGCGTCGTAGAAATTAGATCCACTTAATCCCAAGATCATACACTACATCTTTAAGTGGCTTTGGAAATGAGTGCACTAGTTTAGCTTTGATTGAAACACCAATTGTATGCGGATCTCTTACTTTTGTTAGCATATTATGACTCAAAACAAGCTTCGTGAAGCACCGAATTAttcaggggaaaaaaaaaatggaatgaaGAAGCATCTAAATTTATTTCCACATTAGCTACTAATTTTTGCCATTAAGCTCGACTTTCACCAAGACATTTTCTCTAAATTAACCTTTGCGTCACTATCAATGATTGTGTCATTAACTTGGTTAATCACCATTATCTAATTTGTCATTGTAGGGGAAGTCTTACTGTAACTGTAGTTTGCTAGAGGCTATGGTGAATGGCTTACTCTTTTTTTTGACAATTaggagtgtttggatagcagATTTCTCCAACATTTTCCAACTCACATTTTCATATTTCCaaccacttttttatctcacatacatcacatcacaaaaagtgctacaataattattccaaataatatttcaaataacactcTGTCCAAACAATTCAAATCGGAGATTTTGAACACGTTGAAGTCCAACTTGTAGTCTTTTTGAAAGGAAATTAACTACATTAATCATAATTTTTTAAACCTTTTCACTTATAAAGATGATGATAAAAGTATAATGTACTCAAGAATAATCTACTAAAATTGGTATGCATTAGCATatgaaaggatttttttttttttttttataaatattttgtGAAGGGATTCGTTTGGGATCTTAATTCATAAAGAGGTATCATTTCAGTTATACACTAGGAAAGTTATTTGCActttatatttgattttttttttaaataaaggaGTGGTGGAATTTAGAAAGTACGACAGCGGGAAAAGGTGATTAGAACCTAATAAAATCTCCCATTATTTGcagttatttttgttaaaacGTACAACTTTCTTTGCACACTTAAATAAGATATTGTATACAAGTGACTATCCATCCATGCTTGTAGTATATACTCCAAAATTGTGGCATCTCCACTAATCCACCTTTCCAATGCACCCTTTGCGGAATTATTCCTAATCACACTTCATTCTTTCCTATTTCTTATCTCTTTCAAGAGCTTTAAGAAACACACACTCGAATCTAAGGTTATTCCACCAGTTTACCCAAAAGACAATTGCTGACTTTTGGATAAACTCACGGACCTTAAATCCAAAGACACGCACACCTCTCAGACTGATGTGGGACAAGAATTTTGTAAGGAAAGGAAACGAGGAAGGTTTTCCTATTTCTTATCTCTCTTGTAATTTTTCTAGAAAAAGTAAATATGAGGCACGCAAGAAACTTTTATCCTCTTATAACTATTTATTTCTTGctaatttaaccaatttttcattCTACACACGACAGTTCAGATATTCACTTCTACAAATTTTAGATCAGAAATCTAAACCGTGAAAGAAAATTAGCTTTAATTAGTATAAAAGAAACCTCTACcctttataattatataaaaccCTAGATGAAATGGACAGATAATAATAGATGGCTCAAATTGCTTAATCTAAAAATTGCTAATTCTCTATACTCTTATTAGGTAAAATGAAACAGACAACCATTTTCTGAATCTTATTGCCATTTATACATGAAtgtcctattttttttttttttgtaactaaAAAAAGATGATAAACATGACGTAATTTCAGGGAtgcatttcaattccaaatccTTCTTAGAATGctttttttgggccaaaatatCTTACTAAAATTTGGACATTATATCACTTTTTTGGGCCAAATACCTCCCAAATTTTTGGACAACATAACACAATTAATGCTAGGTTTTGTTAATCATTATGGAATGGAACTTTGCTTAAAAGtggttaattaattagataatccATTTACGAACAGAACCACTTTTAACTTTAgttaaatattaataattactATTTTTCTCAAAACCAGCTGACAATAAAACAGCAACTTACTACACGTTGTCCTAGACCTCTTACGTTaccattttttcttcttcattttctctcCCATTGTATAACTATAACACCTCTGCACCTCCTCCATACACGGTGGCTTTAGGCGGTGGCAACGGCGGAGTTGGTGGATGGCAAGAACCAATAAATATTCCTCTATTAACTTCAATGACATCTATGAGAAAAAAGTAGGCAATAACAACTCTTCTTCATCATCGTTTCCGTCTCCTTCATCTTCTCTTTCATCATCAGCTTCATCTTTGACAAGTCCCAATAAAACCATAATCTCAAATTCAAGAATCCATGGCCATATGCTTGTTTTGAGCAAACCCGCTACACCAAAACCGAAACCCATCGTTGTTCCGCAGAACCCAGCTCCGAAAACTCCAGCTTTGACGAAACCGGATAAAGTTCCAGATCAAACCGGATCTGAACCGGATAACATCTCGCTGCGTCCGCAGGGTCGAACCGGATCCGGTTCACCCGTCACTTTGTCTCCTTTGCCGTCTCCCGGGAAACCCGCTTCTCCTTTGACTGCGCCGTTGTTGAAATCGGACCGGTTTGTGCCGCCACATCTTAGACCGGGTTTTGCGGGCCGGGAGGCGAAGCTACCTGGACCCGAGGCTGTGAAGGGTGGACTAGGCAGTGGAAGAGGAAAAGGGCAGTTTGGAGCTCCGAATCATTACGGTGAGGAAGGGAGACCGAAATCTGGAGGCGGCTATGAGAGGATGAGGAGGATTGGCGCTGAACCTGAGGCAATGAATTTCACGACCCGACCCGGTTCAAGTGGGGCTCGCCCGAGTTCCAGTGGGTGAAGGTATTGTCCAGatcatttatcaatttttttgttcctttttcttttgggtgTTTGACAATGGATAAAATGGTTGTTCTTATTTATATGTGTTCCAATGATATGTTAAGAGTTTATTCTTGAATGTGTGAatcattatatttatttatagcTGCTTTTGTTTATATGTTCGAGCTGTTGGTTAGGAAGTTGGTTGTTTAAGGAAGACAATTCTTTAAAATTTATGTGATTTCTCTTTATGAGCTTTCGCTTGTATTATTTCCTGAACGCATGTAGAAGTAAATGCGAAAAAATACGTCCAgttcttggtgtatatggtgatTTGTTTTCCACCTGTTAATGTGGTACTTGTGTATAAATTTCTGAGTGGACTTTTCTTGTTTTATAGTGATTGCTACTGAATTAGCCTCTGTCCTCACAAATTTTTGTGAGGAGAGTCATTCACCAGAAAAACATTTGTGCATTCTTCTTTCCTTCAGAGATATTAGAATCGTCGTTGACATGTTTGTGTTTTTGCGGAGTGGTTGTTTGTAAATATGCAGCATTTAATTTTCTTAACAGTATATGtgcatggatttttttttttttttttttttatatgtaaGACTTGCCAAAGAAGCCAGAGCACGTGCACATTTGTATTGGTACAGAGATGCCAGGGTCTAAAAAATTTTGAGTGGTTGAACTATAGCCTTGGGTGAAGATTCTTTGCTTTATGACAAGTGGTGTCCATCATATGGGCAACATATCTTTTGTTGCAAATATGGTTGCGTGTTTCATTAGGGAAGTAGGCGGCATGGTTTCATAACCGGTCTTTATATTCATGTGTCTGTCATTTGTAGTTTTCTCTCCAAATTTTGTGTTTAAAGTACAGGTAGACCATGCAAGAAGATTAAGTGTAGGTCAGCTGGGTGAATTTTTTATTggctcaaaagaaaaggaaattttttggAGATTTGCTTTTGTTTGGTGATGATTGCTTTTGTCGTTATGCGCAGTGTACGATTCAAATCTTGAAAGAGCAACTAACTcgtttgtaattttttttccaattaattAATCTCATAGTGAACAAGTTCTCCGCAATTTTGCATGCTTGAGTTGTCAAGCATTGGTGATCTTCTCTTCTCTATTTTATTCTTTGGCGTAAAAGATCTAGAGAAAATTCGTGAGGGGAGAACGGGAAGTGAACTGATTAAGATCTTTGTGTGGGTCTTTGTgtctttctcttgtttccttTTAGGGCTTGGCACAAGAAGTCAAGATATTTTGATGTTGATGTTGCTATATCAAGTTGATGGTGTTCAATTGCTTTGAAtattttctcttcaaaaaaGTATAACTGGAGAATTTAATGGAAGAgcaattttctggtttagtttGACGACAATAATTTCTGCTTAATTGTTTATGTCTTTTGATCTGACTCTGCTTAGCATTTTCTTTCAATGTACTTC of Coffea arabica cultivar ET-39 chromosome 5c, Coffea Arabica ET-39 HiFi, whole genome shotgun sequence contains these proteins:
- the LOC113690892 gene encoding fasciclin-like arabinogalactan protein 9; this encodes MARTALSQLLALAPLLFLLLLRINAQSSTAPAPAPEGPINTTGILDKAGGFSTLIRLLDETQAGNQIDNQLNNSHDGMTLLAPTDNAFQNLPAGALNKLSDQQKVQLIQYHVIPKYYTLTSLQTVSNPVRTEASGQDGGFFGLNFTGQTNQNQVNVSSGTVNTPIYNVVRGKFPLAIYQLDKVMWPMEFNESKASAPVSSPPTLNSTRSGSGDGNTTAETPSTKSDAKSMTVGLSLISGLWLLCMGVLF